A section of the Hugenholtzia roseola DSM 9546 genome encodes:
- a CDS encoding cation:proton antiporter produces MLLSVQMPLLLDLTVVLGVSILVIIVLHYLKLPTIIGFLISGVIVGPHGFSLIKADHDVEMLAEIGVILLLFSIGIEFSLGKLMKIWKAVFFGGSIQVFLTIAVFTALAYYYSYDYLPIAIFIGYLFALSSTAIVLKLMQITGEVGTAYGQIILAILIFQDIAVVPMMLSIPILIGSTENLGADLFDLGWKLALVLLFLVVATKFIVPRIFKLVVKTKSKELFITFTLVMCFAIGAITSVAGLSLALGAFLAGLIISESKYSHEAAGYILPFKEIFTSIFFISVGMLLDLSFLMEQWVEILILTAIVLVVKALIGGLAAGILGVPFKTILMVAFAVCQVGEFSLVLAKQGMDMGILPIEVYQYFLAVAIITMILTPILLKYSRAITNFILLKTPLPESWRKKLIANNSKALALLAGEEKKYNDHLVIVGFGIVGRRLAEGAKQTGLQYVIVESSAQVALDDKDHHVVYGDASNTEVLEYVNIKKARVVALTGVDLEQNKLVVQKIRGENKDILIVGRTQLQEETEELIKAGADEVIADEYETSFEILMLTMEEYRLDKSSIVRLMHRV; encoded by the coding sequence ATGCTCCTATCTGTACAAATGCCTTTACTTTTAGACCTCACCGTCGTCTTAGGGGTTTCTATCTTGGTTATCATTGTGCTGCACTACCTTAAATTGCCTACCATTATCGGCTTTCTGATAAGCGGCGTTATCGTAGGTCCTCATGGTTTTAGTCTGATTAAAGCCGACCATGACGTAGAGATGTTGGCAGAAATAGGGGTGATTTTGCTTCTTTTTTCCATCGGCATAGAGTTTTCTTTGGGCAAACTGATGAAAATATGGAAGGCAGTCTTTTTTGGCGGCTCGATACAAGTCTTTCTCACCATAGCCGTCTTTACCGCCTTAGCCTACTATTATAGCTATGATTACTTGCCGATTGCGATTTTTATCGGCTATCTCTTTGCTTTAAGTAGTACCGCGATTGTCTTAAAATTAATGCAAATAACAGGCGAGGTAGGAACGGCGTATGGTCAGATAATTTTAGCAATCCTTATCTTTCAGGATATTGCCGTTGTACCCATGATGCTTTCTATCCCTATTCTTATCGGCAGTACGGAAAATTTGGGCGCAGACCTTTTTGATTTGGGTTGGAAATTGGCTCTGGTCTTACTCTTTTTAGTGGTAGCGACGAAATTTATTGTGCCGCGCATTTTCAAATTGGTAGTCAAGACCAAAAGCAAGGAACTTTTTATCACCTTTACGCTGGTGATGTGCTTTGCCATTGGTGCGATTACCTCTGTGGCAGGTCTTTCTTTGGCTTTGGGTGCTTTTTTGGCAGGTCTTATCATTTCCGAATCGAAGTATAGCCATGAGGCAGCAGGTTATATCCTACCTTTCAAAGAAATTTTCACGAGCATCTTCTTTATTTCGGTGGGCATGCTCTTAGATTTGAGCTTTCTTATGGAGCAGTGGGTAGAAATTTTAATACTAACGGCGATTGTCTTGGTAGTAAAGGCACTTATTGGCGGCTTGGCAGCAGGCATTTTGGGCGTTCCTTTCAAAACAATCTTGATGGTAGCTTTTGCCGTTTGTCAGGTGGGCGAATTTTCTTTGGTATTGGCAAAACAGGGCATGGATATGGGGATTCTACCCATCGAGGTCTATCAATACTTTTTAGCCGTAGCCATCATCACGATGATACTCACCCCGATTTTGCTCAAATATTCACGCGCCATTACCAATTTTATCCTACTCAAAACACCGCTTCCCGAATCTTGGCGCAAAAAACTCATTGCCAACAATTCAAAAGCCTTAGCTCTTTTGGCAGGTGAGGAAAAGAAATACAACGACCATCTGGTCATTGTCGGATTTGGTATCGTGGGGCGCAGATTGGCAGAAGGCGCAAAACAGACGGGCTTGCAATATGTTATCGTAGAATCGAGCGCACAGGTAGCCTTAGACGATAAAGACCATCACGTTGTCTATGGAGATGCCTCTAATACCGAAGTTTTGGAATACGTCAATATCAAAAAGGCGCGAGTAGTTGCCCTAACAGGGGTAGATTTGGAGCAAAATAAACTTGTGGTGCAAAAAATTAGAGGCGAAAACAAGGACATTTTGATTGTCGGCAGGACGCAATTACAAGAAGAAACGGAGGAACTTATCAAAGCAGGTGCAGACGAAGTGATTGCAGACGAATACGAAACATCTTTCGAAATTCTGATGCTGACAATGGAAGAGTACCGTCTGGATAAATCCTCCATCGTGCGCCTGATGCACAGAGTCTAA
- a CDS encoding DUF1573 domain-containing protein, giving the protein MQTNRITFPYFLGFLGFLGRKMLLLLLLGLPFSAAEAQTLVFETPEQDFETITEGESLVRTFTYVNQGEKPLLVAEIRTTCGCTLVEWDKNPLPPQGRSQIKVRFESQNKVGKQHKVISVLSNDPQNPIQKIALHGIVLPKG; this is encoded by the coding sequence ATGCAAACCAATCGTATTACCTTTCCCTATTTCTTGGGCTTTTTAGGATTTTTGGGTCGGAAGATGCTGCTGCTCCTTCTTTTGGGCTTGCCCTTTTCGGCGGCAGAGGCACAGACCTTAGTTTTCGAAACCCCCGAACAAGATTTTGAAACCATTACAGAGGGCGAGAGCCTTGTTCGCACTTTCACCTATGTCAATCAGGGCGAAAAACCGCTTTTAGTTGCCGAAATCAGGACGACTTGCGGCTGCACGCTGGTAGAGTGGGACAAAAATCCGCTGCCTCCACAGGGGCGTTCTCAAATCAAGGTGCGCTTCGAGAGCCAAAATAAGGTAGGCAAACAGCACAAGGTTATCTCCGTTTTGAGCAATGACCCCCAAAATCCGATTCAGAAAATTGCCTTGCACGGCATTGTGCTGCCCAAAGGCTAA
- a CDS encoding DUF5522 domain-containing protein — MNEKPLPKLTKDDYYFNQEGLMVFTEQYHLKRGYCCKSGCKHCPWQYKKGTTSPTKG; from the coding sequence ATGAACGAAAAACCCCTACCCAAGCTCACCAAAGACGACTATTACTTCAATCAGGAGGGGTTAATGGTCTTCACCGAACAGTACCATCTCAAACGCGGCTACTGCTGCAAAAGTGGCTGCAAACACTGCCCTTGGCAATACAAGAAAGGCACAACATCTCCTACAAAAGGTTAA
- a CDS encoding NAD-dependent epimerase/dehydratase family protein, whose translation MRYLITGTTGLVGSYCARLLVEKGFRPLGLRRADSDMSLVADIAHQIDWAEGDLHDIVFLESLFEAGIDYVIHAAAMVSFAPKRQKQMLKTNIEGTRHLLHVALAYPPKKFCFISSVAALGYTPLAGEKRAILQVDEKQTWDNGVYHTSYATSKHFAEREVWRAAAEGLSVVIVNPSFVLGVGDWEKSSSSIFKYVYEQKRFYPEGYANCVDVRDVARAVAFLLESSIEGERFILNGAHLPYSELLSALSLGFGKRAPSRALTPLLGSLAWRFEAVRSFFTGQEPRITADLVRNTRKMHAYSSKKIEKLGFSFTPFPETLRWAIEGYQKKYNLPENNTAALQPQ comes from the coding sequence ATGCGTTATTTGATTACGGGAACGACAGGCTTAGTGGGCAGCTACTGCGCTCGTCTTTTAGTAGAAAAGGGTTTTCGCCCTTTGGGTCTGCGTCGCGCCGATAGTGATATGAGTTTGGTTGCCGATATTGCCCATCAAATAGATTGGGCAGAGGGCGATTTGCACGATATTGTCTTCTTGGAATCGCTCTTTGAAGCAGGCATCGATTATGTCATTCATGCGGCGGCGATGGTCAGTTTTGCTCCCAAGCGGCAAAAACAGATGTTGAAGACCAATATAGAGGGAACGCGCCACCTGCTGCACGTAGCCTTAGCCTACCCCCCCAAAAAGTTTTGCTTTATCAGTTCGGTAGCCGCCTTGGGCTATACGCCACTTGCTGGGGAAAAGCGGGCGATTTTGCAAGTAGATGAGAAACAAACCTGGGACAATGGCGTTTATCATACAAGTTATGCCACAAGCAAGCACTTTGCCGAGCGCGAAGTGTGGCGTGCCGCAGCCGAAGGGCTTTCAGTCGTGATAGTCAATCCCTCTTTTGTGTTGGGAGTGGGCGATTGGGAAAAAAGTAGCAGTTCTATTTTTAAGTACGTCTATGAGCAGAAGCGTTTTTATCCCGAAGGGTACGCAAATTGTGTCGATGTGCGCGACGTTGCGCGTGCAGTGGCTTTTCTTTTGGAAAGTTCGATAGAGGGCGAGCGTTTTATCCTCAATGGGGCGCATCTGCCTTATTCGGAATTGCTATCAGCCTTATCGTTGGGCTTTGGCAAGCGTGCGCCTTCACGTGCGCTTACGCCCTTGTTGGGCAGTTTGGCATGGCGATTTGAAGCAGTGCGTAGCTTTTTTACGGGGCAAGAACCGCGCATTACTGCCGATTTGGTGCGCAATACGCGAAAAATGCACGCTTATAGCAGCAAAAAAATAGAAAAATTGGGCTTTTCCTTCACCCCCTTTCCAGAAACGCTCCGTTGGGCAATAGAGGGGTATCAGAAAAAATACAACCTACCAGAAAATAATACTGCCGCCCTACAACCTCAATAA
- a CDS encoding ArsR/SmtB family transcription factor codes for MKDQTLTETPLLADIDVEKLEKAAFILKTVAHPVRLAIIKLLEIDDRLSVSELCEKLQIEQSLTSHHLSNMKLKGILSCQREGKNIYYSIKERNILNLFTCLEKCDCNMG; via the coding sequence ATGAAAGACCAAACCCTGACAGAAACTCCCCTACTCGCAGATATTGATGTGGAAAAATTAGAAAAAGCGGCTTTTATTCTTAAAACGGTGGCGCACCCCGTCCGCTTGGCTATCATCAAATTATTGGAAATAGACGACCGCCTTTCGGTAAGTGAATTGTGTGAAAAATTGCAAATAGAGCAATCCCTAACCTCGCACCACCTCTCGAATATGAAGCTCAAAGGTATTTTAAGTTGTCAAAGAGAAGGAAAAAACATTTATTACAGCATCAAAGAGCGCAATATCCTCAACCTTTTCACCTGTTTAGAAAAATGCGATTGTAACATGGGCTAA